In one window of Miscanthus floridulus cultivar M001 unplaced genomic scaffold, ASM1932011v1 fs_157_1_2, whole genome shotgun sequence DNA:
- the LOC136530561 gene encoding germin-like protein 1-3 codes for MANKLATSLLAACFAAAVLLALAAPAVLAGDPDMLQDICVADYKSLKGPLRLNGFPCKRPENVTANDFLSNVLATPGNTGNAVGSAVTSANVEKLPGLNTLGVSVSRIDYAPWGVNPPHVHPRATEVIFVLQGSLDVGFVTTANRLYAGTVCAGEVFVFPRGLVHYQRNNGGGPAAVLSAFDSQLPGTQPVAEALFGASPPVPTDVLARSFQVDGGVVEAIKSKIPPK; via the exons ATGGCTAATAAGCTCGCCACTTCCCTCCTCGCTGCCTgcttcgccgccgccgtcctcctgGCGCTCGCCGCACCTGCAGTGCTCGCCGGCGACCCCGACATGCTCCAGGACATCTGCGTCGCCGACTACAAATCCCTCAAGGGCC CACTGCGGCTGAACGGATTCCCGTGCAAGAGGCCGGAGAACGTGACGGCGAACGACTTCCTCTCCAACGTGCTGGCGACCCCGGGCAACACGGGCAACGCGGTGGGGTCCGCGGTGACGTCGGCGAACGTTGAGAAGCTCCCGGGGCTCAACACGCTGGGCGTGTCGGTGTCGCGGATCGACTACGCGCCGTGGGGCGTGAACCCGCCGCATGTCCACCCGCGCGCCACCGAGGTCATCTTCGTCCTCCAGGGCTCCCTCGACGTCGGCTTCGTCACCACCGCCAACCGCCTGTACGCGGGCACCGTCTGCGCCGGCGAGGTCTTCGTCTTCCCCCGGGGGCTCGTCCACTACCAGAGGAACAACGGCGGCGGCCCCGCCGCGGTCCTCTCCGCCTTCGACAGCCAGCTGCCCGGCACACAGCCCGTCGCCGAGGCCCTCTTCGGCGCGTCGCCGCCCGTGCCCACCGACGTGCTCGCCAGGAGCTTCCAGGTCGACGGAGGAGTCGTGGAGGCCATCAAGTCCAAGATCCCGCCCAAGTAA